One genomic window of Chiloscyllium punctatum isolate Juve2018m chromosome 23, sChiPun1.3, whole genome shotgun sequence includes the following:
- the LOC140494202 gene encoding E3 ubiquitin/ISG15 ligase TRIM25-like encodes MATSASVQAELCCPVCLDLLREPVTTNCGHNFCSKCLEEVWDEAARLHQEIQCPQCRYHYTEKPVLKRNVLLVAVIEQLTKKPDAFTGEGHEVACDSCFDTVHKAEKTCLTCMASFCGPHLWPHLHGAAYQDHEITSPIGDLQGWKCKEHRKIQDVFCTNHDVCICASCKPAHSSCKTIPLAEQRKMKQVDLQSILGEISEEVKVTQEKLGALANERCSIQETTSKMMMLIGERFKEIKKLLISKEESMRKLLDEEYVGIETKIEATSRQLCDHIEKLSQTKSGIEPLAKEKDQWRFMKGTSSIPKQVTHLPPPEEPIEMYNRRLQFKCKHALKLISNLRLEMDKLWQELMKYGEFCEVTFDPSTAQTQVVLSEGNRKIVLSSYEHTYDNHLRRFTSYCQVLCTQKFSQGCHYWDICTKYSSGWAIGIAYESINRGVSLSNSKDSWCLQWNSSCNFLAWHNGNSMKLACAIPQTVRVCLDFDGGSVSFYSVGESITLLHKYNVAFTEPVYPACWLLGSATNNALSLESPL; translated from the exons ATGGCGACCTCCGCCAGTGTCCAGGCTGAGCTCTGTTGTCCAGTGTGCCTGGATTTGCTGAGGGAGCCTGTCACCACAAACTGCGGCCACAATTTCTGCTCCAAGTGCCTGGAGGAGGTTTGGGATGAAGCTGCAAGGCTCCACCAGGAGATCCAGTGTCCACAGTGCAGGTACCATTACACCGAGAAGCCCGTGCTGAAGAGAAACGTGCTTCTGGTGGCTGTCATTGAGCAGCTCACCAAAAAGCCCGATGCATTCACGGGGGAGGGTCACGAAGTTGCCTGCGATTCGTGTTTCGACACGGTCCATAAGGCGGAGAAGACCTGTTTGACTTGCATGGCCTCTTTCTGTGGCCCCCACCTCTGGCCTCACCTCCACGGTGCTGCTTACCAGGACCACGAGATAACCAGCCCAATCGGAGACCTGCAAGGGTGGAAATGCAAAGAGCACAGAAAGATCCAGGATGTGTTTTGTACAAACCACGACGTTTGTATATGTGCTTCTTGTAAACCTGCTCACAGTAGCTGCAAAACCATCCCTTTGGCGGAACAACGTAAAATGAAACAG GTGGATCTTCAAAGTATTCTTGGAGAAATATCtgaagaagtaaaagtgacacaAGAGAAACTTGGTGCTCTGGCAAATGAACGCTGTTCTATCCAG GAAACCACATCCAAGATGATGATGTTAATCGGAGAAAGGTTTAAGGAGATCAAAAAGCTTCTTATATCAAAGGAAGAGTCTATGAGGAAACTATTAGATGAAGAGTATGTAGGAATTGAGACAAAGATTGAAGCAACTTCAAGACAACTTTGTGACCATATTGAAAAACTCAGCCAGACCAAAAGTGGGATTGAACCTTTGGCAAAGGAGAAGGACCAGTGGAGGTTCATGAAG GGTACTTCATCAATACCCAAACAAGTTACACATCTTCCTCCACCAGAAGAACCCATAGAAATGTACAACAGAAGATTACAGTTCAAATGCAAGCATGCTTTGAAGCTCATCTCGAATCTCAGACTTGAAATGGACAAACTTTGGCAGGAGTTAATGAAGTATGGAG AATTCTGTGAGGTCACATTTGACCCAAGTACAGCACAAACACAAGTTGTTTTATCAGAAGGAAACAGGAAGATAGTTCTGAGTTCTTACGAACATACTTATGACAATCATCTGAGAAGATTCACATCTTACTGCCAAGTGCTGTGCACACAGAAATTCTCCCAGGGTTGCCATTACTGGGATATTTGCACCAAGTACAGTTCTGGATGGGCAATTGGAATTGCTTACGAAAGCATTAACAGAGGAGTTAGCCTGAGTAACAGTAAAGATTCATGGTGCCTACAGTGGAATAGCAGTTGTAATTTTTTGGCTTGGCATAATGGAAACAGTATGAAATTAGCATGTGCAATACCCCAAACTGTCAGGGTGTGTCTTGATTTTGACGGTGGTTCTGTATCATTTTATTCTGTCGGTGAGAGTATAACTTTGCTCCACAAATACAACGTTGCATTTACCGAGCCGGTCTATCCTGCCTGCTGGCTTTTAGGCTCAGCAACAAATAATGCACTGAGTTTGGAATCTCCGCTGTAG